Proteins encoded within one genomic window of Cucumis sativus cultivar 9930 chromosome 3, Cucumber_9930_V3, whole genome shotgun sequence:
- the LOC101209501 gene encoding MADS-box protein SOC1 isoform X2, with protein sequence MVRGKTQMRRIENATSRQVTFSKRRNGLLKKAFELSVLCDAELALIIFSSRGKLYEFSSSSMQATVGRYLRHTRSDQSHHLDQPLPHQHDLQAVQNEAASLLKEIESVEVSKRKLLGESLGTSSYEELQQLEQQLERSLSHIRARKHEVYREQIEQLKEKYDVEEERQQSPTQIQLAEVSPNYGESSSISDVETDLFIGPPKSRSK encoded by the exons atggtgAGAGGAAAAACTCAGATGAGAAGAATAGAAAATGCGACAAGTCGGCAAGTGACATTCTCGAAGCGTCGGAATGGGCTTCTTAAGAAAGCCTTTGAGCTCTCAGTTCTCTGTGATGCTGAACTTGCTCTcattattttctcttccaGAGGCAAACTTTATGAATTTTCAAGCTCAAG TATGCAGGCCACGGTGGGGAGATATCTAAGGCATACAAGATCAGATCAATCCCATCATCTTGATCAACCTTTACCTCATCAACACGATTTACAAGCTGTTCAG AATGAAGCTGCAAGTTTGTTGAAGGAGATAGAGTCAGTTGAAGTTTCAAAGAG GAAATTGCTGGGTGAAAGTCTAGGAACAAGCTCATATGAAGAACTCCAACAATTAGAACAACAACTAGAAAGAAGCTTATCCCATATTAGAGCTAGAAAG CATGAGGTTTACAGGGAACAGATAGaacaactaaaagaaaag TACGACGTTGAAGAGGAGCGTCAACAATCTCCAACTCAAATACAGTTAGCAGAAGTTTCACCTAACTATGGAGAAAGTAGTTCCATTTCAGACGTTGAAACGGATTTGTTCATTGGACCTCCCAAGTCCAGATCCAAGTGa
- the LOC101209501 gene encoding MADS-box protein SOC1 isoform X1, with protein MVRGKTQMRRIENATSRQVTFSKRRNGLLKKAFELSVLCDAELALIIFSSRGKLYEFSSSSMQATVGRYLRHTRSDQSHHLDQPLPHQHDLQAVQNEAASLLKEIESVEVSKRKLLGESLGTSSYEELQQLEQQLERSLSHIRARKHEVYREQIEQLKEKEKHLTAENAKLAKKYDVEEERQQSPTQIQLAEVSPNYGESSSISDVETDLFIGPPKSRSK; from the exons atggtgAGAGGAAAAACTCAGATGAGAAGAATAGAAAATGCGACAAGTCGGCAAGTGACATTCTCGAAGCGTCGGAATGGGCTTCTTAAGAAAGCCTTTGAGCTCTCAGTTCTCTGTGATGCTGAACTTGCTCTcattattttctcttccaGAGGCAAACTTTATGAATTTTCAAGCTCAAG TATGCAGGCCACGGTGGGGAGATATCTAAGGCATACAAGATCAGATCAATCCCATCATCTTGATCAACCTTTACCTCATCAACACGATTTACAAGCTGTTCAG AATGAAGCTGCAAGTTTGTTGAAGGAGATAGAGTCAGTTGAAGTTTCAAAGAG GAAATTGCTGGGTGAAAGTCTAGGAACAAGCTCATATGAAGAACTCCAACAATTAGAACAACAACTAGAAAGAAGCTTATCCCATATTAGAGCTAGAAAG CATGAGGTTTACAGGGAACAGATAGaacaactaaaagaaaag gAGAAGCATTTGACAGCTGAAAATGCAAAGCTAGCTAAGAAG TACGACGTTGAAGAGGAGCGTCAACAATCTCCAACTCAAATACAGTTAGCAGAAGTTTCACCTAACTATGGAGAAAGTAGTTCCATTTCAGACGTTGAAACGGATTTGTTCATTGGACCTCCCAAGTCCAGATCCAAGTGa